The region CGAGGAACACGAAATCGAACGTGCCCGGCAGCTTCGGGATCTGCACGAACGCATCGCCGGAGACGACGCGGACGACATCGGCGAGGCCGGCTCGGCGGATGTTCCGGTCCAGCTCGCGGGCGCGCGCCGCATCGTATTCGATGGTGACCATCCGGCCGCCGTTTGCGCGGACGGCCTGGCCCATCCAGATCGCGCTGTAGCCGCTGGCGCCGCCGATCTCGATCACGCGCTTCGCGCGCGAGGCGGCCACGAGCATGCGGAGGAATTGCCCGTCTTCTTCTGAGACGGCAAGGCGTCCGGTGTCTTTGTCCTTGATCTCGCGCAGAAGCGGGACGAGGTCCGGCGACTTTGGTTGTGGTGGTGTGGTTTGCGCCGCCGCCGGAGCAGCCAGCGCGAGAGCGAAGAACAGATAACGAAGGACAGCCATGCGATATCCGGCCATTCTACAACGGGGACAGTTGCAACGCGGCGCGCGCGGCCTGGCGGCCGGCCGCAATGCAGTCGGGGATGCCGATGCTGCCGAAACCCGCGCCCGCCAGGTGGACGCGATGCGCGACGGCACGCGTGCGGATGGCCGCGAGTTTCTCCGGGTAGCCCACTTCGTATTGTGGCGTCGCGTCGACCCACCGGTACACCCGAGTGAAGACGGGCGGCGACTCGATCCCGAGCAGCCGCGCGAGATCCGCGTGCGCCATGGCAACCAGCTCATCGTCGGCCAGCGTCATGGCGCGCGGGTCGCGCGTGCCGCCGAAAAACGCACGCACGAGCGC is a window of Acidobacteriota bacterium DNA encoding:
- a CDS encoding O-methyltransferase, encoding MAVLRYLFFALALAAPAAAQTTPPQPKSPDLVPLLREIKDKDTGRLAVSEEDGQFLRMLVAASRAKRVIEIGGASGYSAIWMGQAVRANGGRMVTIEYDAARARELDRNIRRAGLADVVRVVSGDAFVQIPKLPGTFDFVFLDAWKKDYQRFFDLVFPRLDRGGLFVAHNVVNKAAEMGDFLKTIRTSPALWSSIVTPSGEGISISYRRP